In Chloroflexota bacterium, a single genomic region encodes these proteins:
- a CDS encoding cation:proton antiporter, with product MNGQEQLASLVLVIAAAVLAPVIVDLPPRLRLPAVVVETALGITLGPHLLGFVTPNPLLGLFGTLGMAFLFFIAGLELDFGRVRGQPLKLATVGWLVSIGLALGIGTALQSVGFIVSGLLIGIVLSTTALGTLVPILRDSGDLDTRFGTLVLAAGTLGELGPILMISVLLTREHTSLVQSVLLVGFAAVAVLVAFVGLRYHPPRIVRLLNRTMHASAQLPVRLSVLVLLALTLLAGVLGLDMILGAFAAGMVVGLVARGEAAEALRDKLDGLGFGFFVPIFFVVSGMKFDVAALFDSPTAILRLPVFLALFLVCRGLPALLYRRELRGRDRVAFGLFTSTALPLVVAICEIGVETNRMLPENAAALVGAGLVSVFLFPLFGLGLRQASRTPVGAAVTPAHLAEPESRAA from the coding sequence ATGAACGGTCAGGAGCAGTTGGCGTCTCTCGTCCTGGTGATCGCGGCGGCGGTGCTCGCGCCGGTCATCGTTGACCTTCCGCCGCGACTGCGTCTGCCGGCCGTCGTGGTCGAGACGGCGCTCGGGATCACGCTCGGGCCACACCTGCTCGGGTTCGTCACGCCCAATCCGCTGCTCGGCCTGTTCGGAACGCTCGGCATGGCATTCCTGTTCTTCATCGCCGGCCTGGAGCTGGACTTCGGGCGGGTGCGCGGCCAGCCGCTGAAGCTTGCGACGGTAGGCTGGCTCGTGTCGATCGGCCTGGCGCTCGGGATCGGCACAGCGCTCCAGAGCGTCGGCTTCATCGTTTCGGGCCTGCTGATCGGCATCGTGCTCTCGACGACGGCGCTCGGAACGCTGGTGCCGATCCTCCGCGATTCCGGCGATCTCGACACGCGATTCGGCACCCTGGTGCTGGCGGCCGGCACGCTCGGCGAGCTTGGCCCGATCCTGATGATCTCCGTTCTGCTCACGCGAGAGCACACCAGCCTGGTGCAAAGCGTGCTGCTGGTCGGGTTCGCAGCCGTGGCCGTGCTGGTGGCGTTCGTCGGTCTGCGCTACCACCCGCCGAGAATCGTCAGGCTGCTGAACCGGACGATGCACGCCAGCGCGCAGTTGCCAGTCCGTCTCTCGGTGCTGGTGCTGCTGGCGCTGACGTTGCTGGCCGGTGTGCTGGGTCTGGACATGATCCTCGGGGCGTTCGCAGCCGGCATGGTCGTCGGGCTGGTGGCGCGCGGCGAGGCGGCCGAAGCGCTGCGCGACAAGCTGGACGGTCTCGGGTTCGGCTTCTTCGTGCCGATCTTCTTCGTGGTCAGCGGCATGAAGTTCGACGTGGCGGCCCTGTTCGACAGCCCGACGGCGATCCTGCGACTGCCGGTCTTCCTGGCCCTGTTCCTGGTCTGCCGAGGGCTGCCCGCGCTGCTCTACCGACGCGAGCTTCGCGGGCGCGACCGGGTCGCGTTCGGCCTCTTCACGTCCACGGCGCTGCCGCTGGTCGTCGCGATCTGCGAGATCGGTGTGGAGACGAACCGGATGCTGCCCGAGAACGCGGCGGCGCTGGTCGGCGCGGGACTGGTCTCGGTCTTCCTGTTCCCGCTGTTCGGCCTGGGGCTGCGGCAGGCGTCGCGGACACCAGTAGGGGCAGCAGTCACGCCGGCGCACCTGGCGGAGCCAGAGTCCCGGGCTGCGTAG